In Methanoregula sp., a single genomic region encodes these proteins:
- a CDS encoding zinc ribbon domain-containing protein, whose protein sequence is MVTCDACGKDVPEGNNFCTSCGGVIVSPPGFSGTAVPAGQELKPKELVSWKRKIPLITNPYLVLQCLFIPLGIGMVMGSFLSLVAGGEWDLLVLMLIIGAGLSVLFLIIMLVLQIVTGGGLETEFFISNEGVAHSAGRTTRTLNRVSTGGSAVLGSMSGSGAGLLAMSQENNMLAWNEVRYVSVYRRVRSIVFRSKYLISPVVLYCTEENFPGVLAMVKKYAPSAATAHI, encoded by the coding sequence ATGGTTACCTGTGACGCGTGCGGTAAGGATGTACCTGAAGGAAATAACTTCTGTACATCCTGCGGCGGGGTCATTGTTTCACCTCCCGGTTTTTCAGGTACCGCCGTTCCGGCGGGACAGGAACTTAAGCCCAAAGAGCTTGTTTCCTGGAAACGGAAGATCCCGCTCATCACAAATCCCTATCTTGTTCTGCAGTGCCTTTTCATTCCGCTCGGCATTGGGATGGTGATGGGAAGTTTCCTCTCCCTTGTCGCCGGAGGGGAGTGGGACCTGCTCGTCCTGATGCTCATCATCGGTGCCGGGCTTTCCGTGCTGTTCCTCATCATCATGCTCGTGCTCCAGATCGTTACGGGCGGCGGTCTTGAAACGGAGTTTTTCATCAGCAATGAAGGTGTTGCCCACAGCGCAGGAAGGACCACCCGGACCCTGAACCGGGTATCAACCGGAGGTTCTGCCGTACTGGGCTCCATGTCGGGAAGCGGTGCAGGACTCCTTGCGATGTCACAGGAGAACAATATGCTCGCATGGAATGAGGTGCGGTACGTATCGGTATACCGCAGGGTGCGGAGTATTGTATTTCGCTCAAAATACCTCATCAGCCCGGTAGTTCTCTATTGTACCGAAGAAAATTTCCCGGGGGTTCTTGCAATGGTAAAGAAATATGCCCCCTCTGCTGCCACCGCTCATATCTGA
- a CDS encoding WD40 repeat domain-containing protein, translating into MSSGTRIFLAITALLIICISVPATAITAASIGTTWKERIPGEGASYSGVMFSSNGSRVFAGGSQMYVRSWDGKLHWGGHPGSIATMSADGNYVVYGLGKTVVMLDKDGVENWSRTMEGPVRAVAISANGTFIVAADERGNINSWYNDGYNFARNQTSLVKQLAISPQGTLVVATTDTGLKYLTPALDPVWSDIKNGSIDTDILFSSDGSTIITSGGKRVSSHTNTGNLNWMYDITQDAIISTACSYDCSVIVIGSQDKNVRAMDRYGKVHWTYPAGAWVNAVAVSQDAHVIVAAGIDRNLYVLDHGGKLLTQKKMDSIIHPRALAVSADGTRIAIADEYALYGLTLAVDSDEIELVTLIPRSSAQYSNTPTPVPTTETPVITAPVTSLPVTPVPVTTTPKSPLDPVTAVLAFAAGLSLMYRGTKP; encoded by the coding sequence ATGTCATCAGGAACCCGGATTTTTCTTGCGATCACGGCACTTCTCATCATCTGTATCTCAGTCCCGGCCACTGCGATCACTGCGGCAAGTATCGGCACCACATGGAAAGAACGCATACCTGGTGAGGGGGCATCTTACAGCGGCGTGATGTTCTCCTCAAACGGTTCGCGGGTCTTTGCCGGGGGCAGCCAGATGTACGTCCGGAGCTGGGACGGGAAGCTGCACTGGGGGGGACATCCGGGGAGTATCGCGACGATGAGTGCAGATGGCAACTATGTGGTCTATGGTTTGGGAAAGACAGTGGTAATGCTCGATAAAGACGGGGTGGAGAATTGGTCCCGGACTATGGAAGGCCCGGTTCGGGCGGTGGCGATCTCTGCAAACGGCACGTTCATTGTCGCTGCTGATGAACGGGGAAATATCAATTCATGGTATAATGACGGGTATAATTTCGCGCGGAACCAGACCTCGCTGGTAAAACAGCTCGCTATCTCGCCACAAGGCACGCTGGTGGTTGCTACAACCGATACGGGTCTGAAGTACCTGACACCGGCCCTTGATCCTGTCTGGTCGGATATAAAAAATGGCAGTATTGATACTGATATTCTCTTCTCCAGCGATGGCTCCACCATCATTACTTCAGGAGGAAAACGAGTCTCTTCGCACACGAACACCGGCAACCTCAACTGGATGTACGACATCACCCAGGATGCGATCATCAGCACGGCCTGTTCCTATGACTGTTCCGTTATTGTGATTGGCAGCCAGGACAAAAACGTCCGGGCCATGGACCGGTACGGCAAGGTCCACTGGACATATCCTGCAGGAGCATGGGTCAATGCAGTTGCGGTTTCGCAGGATGCTCATGTGATTGTTGCGGCAGGAATAGACCGGAACCTGTATGTACTGGACCACGGCGGAAAACTCCTGACACAAAAGAAGATGGACTCCATCATCCATCCCCGGGCGCTCGCCGTGAGCGCTGACGGTACGCGCATTGCTATTGCGGATGAGTATGCCCTCTACGGGTTAACACTCGCGGTCGATTCGGATGAGATCGAGCTGGTAACCCTGATACCGAGATCTTCGGCACAATACTCAAATACCCCGACACCGGTGCCCACAACCGAAACCCCCGTTATTACCGCGCCGGTCACATCGCTTCCCGTCACACCCGTACCGGTAACCACAACACCCAAATCACCTCTCGATCCGGTGACTGCGGTCCTTGCATTCGCTGCCGGGTTGTCACTGATGTATAGGGGAACAAAACCCTGA
- the rpoA2 gene encoding DNA-directed RNA polymerase subunit A'' produces MALAEKFEKKVEAADLPVKTKDQIRKFLEDKEITDTQFKQILERVIKEYLSTRIEPCEAVGVIAAQSIGEPGTQMTMRTFHYAGVAEINVTLGLPRLIEIMDARKEPSTPTMTVYLEEDYRNDRDRAREVSWQIEAAPLHEFGDITTDMENMHVIVHLNTKVCDKRKISPGEIMEVGPKKIRDRRHYRDFDHEIDEDKATIIFSPKDKESYQNLFQLAEHVRNVIVQGIDDIMRVVVRKEGGEYILYTEGSNLKDVFDVAGVDTTRTRTNNISECANVLGIEAAREAVIHEAVSTLNEQGILVDVRHLMLVADMMCMEGEVKQIGRHGIAGEKESVLSRAAFEVTVNHLLDAAVANEVDELSGVTENVIVGQPIQLGTGDVKLIAVRQHDN; encoded by the coding sequence ATGGCGCTTGCAGAGAAATTCGAGAAAAAAGTTGAGGCCGCTGACCTCCCGGTCAAGACAAAAGACCAGATCCGCAAGTTCCTTGAAGATAAGGAGATCACCGATACCCAGTTCAAGCAGATCCTTGAACGGGTCATCAAGGAGTATCTCTCCACACGTATCGAGCCCTGTGAGGCAGTAGGTGTGATTGCCGCCCAGTCCATCGGCGAGCCCGGTACACAGATGACGATGCGTACATTCCACTACGCAGGTGTCGCTGAGATCAACGTTACCTTAGGTCTGCCGCGTCTCATCGAGATCATGGATGCCCGAAAAGAGCCCAGCACCCCGACCATGACGGTCTATCTCGAGGAAGATTACCGTAACGACCGTGACCGTGCCCGTGAAGTCAGCTGGCAGATCGAGGCAGCACCCCTTCATGAGTTCGGGGATATCACGACCGACATGGAGAACATGCACGTGATCGTGCACCTGAACACCAAGGTCTGCGACAAGCGCAAAATCTCACCGGGTGAGATTATGGAAGTCGGCCCCAAGAAGATCCGTGACCGCCGGCACTACCGTGACTTCGACCACGAGATCGATGAGGATAAAGCCACGATCATCTTCTCCCCAAAAGACAAGGAGAGTTACCAGAATCTCTTCCAGCTCGCAGAACACGTCAGGAACGTGATTGTGCAGGGCATTGATGATATTATGCGGGTCGTCGTCAGAAAGGAGGGAGGGGAGTATATACTTTATACTGAAGGCTCCAACCTTAAAGACGTATTTGATGTAGCTGGTGTGGACACCACGCGTACCCGTACCAATAACATCAGTGAATGTGCTAACGTGCTCGGCATCGAAGCAGCCAGAGAAGCAGTCATCCATGAAGCGGTATCCACGCTCAATGAGCAGGGTATCTTAGTTGATGTCCGTCATCTGATGCTTGTTGCAGATATGATGTGCATGGAAGGCGAAGTCAAACAGATCGGGCGCCATGGAATTGCTGGCGAGAAAGAGAGCGTTCTCTCGCGTGCAGCATTCGAAGTGACGGTCAATCACCTGCTTGATGCAGCCGTTGCAAATGAAGTAGACGAACTGAGCGGCGTTACCGAAAATGTCATTGTCGGTCAGCCAATCCAGCTCGGTACCGGCGATGTAAAACTTATCGCAGTCAGACAACACGACAATTAA
- a CDS encoding tetratricopeptide repeat protein — MSFFNKFLHRDEQKSEPQATHPDKYAPPQAPGESTGAAENDPRRGIFWIRRGQNQWSVGDCDKALESFNKGLEIEPDHAELLVYRGLALGNLGRYREAIAAFGMALTRDPGNSNAAINRGIALGAAGDYEDALVVFDRAISADPKNSLAWYNKGLALLALGKEGEAAAAYENAFAITPDLPVIPHNILTLLNKSAILEKTGRYDDALVPLNQVLSINPRCIEGLIRKGRLFRKLGRYLVAIDVFEHTVKDFPENPELIEEIRITLIEWGMREGAIWPFERAITLNPTNPDAWCEKGNMLVRQGKFNDALVAFNTIEQIDPENIPVLTSLADLYRKMGSGEQAVKTYDRILDLDPTNALCWYNRGSILQARGNTAEAIASYRRVLSLGMEDPEVYYAMGIVLMDHNEYPEACEAFTRCLEKNPKNAQAWYNKGVVLQNLERSEEAFQAYEHAVAEDARNLSSWYNRGTILETMEKFEEALASYSQAISLNPDHEKALYRKGVILDHLGRDAEAIHLFDHALDINPRDKDTLYAKGMALEKVGKESESLLCYNQALALDNKNVRVLMRKAVILEKLGKEYEAYECYTRAMEINPGLLEAQEELGSLNPWIEIICRSIQKNPNGWYVIDLLVRNTGKSFAYNITLSVKGCESSRIPKPFMVPHGEEKDVILQIRADPACTDPIEVQAVYHNKLTREFDEVIQISLSEEGTAEKP, encoded by the coding sequence TTGAGCTTCTTTAATAAATTTCTGCATCGCGATGAACAAAAAAGCGAGCCGCAGGCCACGCATCCCGACAAGTATGCCCCCCCTCAGGCACCGGGGGAATCAACCGGCGCTGCAGAGAATGATCCCCGGAGGGGAATTTTCTGGATACGGCGTGGACAGAACCAGTGGTCGGTCGGAGACTGCGATAAAGCTCTCGAGAGTTTCAACAAGGGACTGGAGATCGAACCCGATCATGCGGAACTGCTGGTCTACCGGGGTCTGGCCCTGGGAAACCTGGGACGATACCGTGAGGCAATCGCCGCATTCGGGATGGCACTGACCCGGGATCCCGGCAATAGTAATGCCGCCATCAACCGGGGAATTGCACTTGGGGCAGCGGGGGATTATGAGGACGCACTCGTTGTTTTTGACCGGGCAATCAGCGCAGATCCCAAAAATTCCCTTGCCTGGTACAACAAAGGTCTCGCTCTCCTGGCCTTGGGAAAAGAGGGGGAAGCAGCCGCAGCATATGAAAATGCATTCGCGATCACTCCTGACCTTCCGGTAATTCCCCATAACATCCTTACCCTGCTGAACAAAAGTGCAATCCTTGAAAAAACCGGGAGATATGATGATGCACTGGTCCCGCTCAACCAGGTGCTATCCATCAACCCGCGTTGTATCGAGGGCCTGATCAGGAAGGGGAGGTTATTTAGAAAACTGGGACGGTATCTGGTAGCTATCGATGTATTTGAACATACAGTAAAAGATTTCCCGGAAAATCCTGAGTTAATTGAGGAAATCAGGATAACTCTTATTGAATGGGGAATGCGTGAAGGGGCGATATGGCCATTTGAGAGAGCGATAACCCTCAATCCGACCAACCCGGATGCCTGGTGCGAGAAGGGAAATATGCTGGTACGACAGGGGAAATTCAATGATGCACTTGTTGCGTTTAATACCATAGAACAGATCGATCCGGAAAATATTCCGGTGCTCACAAGTCTGGCTGATCTGTACCGGAAAATGGGGTCGGGTGAACAGGCAGTCAAGACTTACGACAGGATCCTCGACTTGGATCCAACCAATGCCCTGTGTTGGTACAACCGGGGAAGTATCCTGCAGGCTCGCGGGAATACCGCTGAAGCTATTGCCTCCTACCGCCGTGTGCTTTCCCTTGGGATGGAGGATCCAGAGGTCTATTACGCGATGGGCATTGTCCTCATGGACCATAATGAATATCCTGAAGCGTGTGAGGCATTCACCCGATGCCTTGAAAAAAACCCGAAGAATGCCCAGGCATGGTACAATAAGGGAGTCGTCCTCCAGAACCTCGAAAGGAGCGAAGAGGCCTTTCAGGCCTACGAGCATGCGGTAGCAGAAGATGCCCGTAACCTGTCTTCCTGGTATAACCGGGGAACAATCCTTGAAACGATGGAAAAATTCGAAGAAGCGCTGGCCTCGTACAGCCAGGCCATTTCCTTAAACCCGGATCATGAGAAGGCCCTCTATCGCAAGGGAGTCATTCTTGATCATCTTGGCAGGGATGCTGAAGCCATCCATCTCTTTGATCATGCACTGGATATCAACCCTCGGGACAAAGACACCCTGTATGCAAAAGGTATGGCGCTGGAAAAAGTCGGGAAAGAATCAGAATCCCTCTTGTGCTATAACCAGGCGCTTGCTCTTGACAATAAAAACGTCCGGGTTCTGATGCGCAAAGCAGTGATTCTTGAGAAGCTGGGGAAGGAGTATGAAGCTTACGAGTGTTATACCCGGGCAATGGAGATCAACCCCGGGCTTTTGGAGGCGCAGGAAGAATTGGGCTCTCTCAATCCATGGATCGAGATTATTTGCAGGAGTATACAAAAAAATCCCAATGGCTGGTATGTCATTGACCTGCTGGTCAGAAATACCGGGAAATCATTTGCTTATAATATCACCCTGAGCGTCAAAGGGTGTGAAAGTTCCCGGATTCCAAAGCCCTTCATGGTCCCTCATGGTGAAGAGAAAGATGTAATCCTCCAGATCCGTGCAGACCCTGCATGCACGGATCCCATTGAGGTTCAGGCGGTGTATCACAACAAACTGACCCGGGAGTTTGATGAGGTTATCCAGATCTCGTTATCAGAAGAGGGGACCGCAGAAAAACCCTGA
- a CDS encoding proteasome assembly chaperone family protein, with the protein MIPKKDINVISKPLPPGSTSVLIGFPGSGLVGTIALQYMVDQLEFEQIGTMTSKFFPPLAMMNRGVINDPVRIYIKNDIAAIVADIPIHPMICYETSRDIIDWLEQFNPKEVLTIAGIITNEPEKRVFGVATTQDALKRIEEHTLLLPIGSISGVASSLLTECKARGIPGYGLLGETVNAPDPRAAAATIEVLNKMYNLSLDMQPLIDQAVEIEQSMQKISEEVQQSAEQSPKKDLIMYG; encoded by the coding sequence ATGATCCCGAAAAAAGACATCAATGTCATATCAAAACCGCTTCCCCCTGGCAGTACTTCGGTGCTGATTGGCTTTCCGGGGAGCGGGCTTGTCGGTACCATCGCACTGCAGTATATGGTCGATCAGCTGGAGTTTGAGCAGATTGGCACGATGACTTCGAAATTTTTTCCTCCGCTGGCGATGATGAACAGAGGGGTGATCAACGACCCGGTCAGGATTTATATAAAAAATGATATCGCAGCCATTGTCGCGGACATCCCGATCCATCCCATGATCTGCTACGAGACCTCACGCGACATTATCGACTGGCTCGAACAGTTTAACCCTAAAGAGGTGCTCACGATCGCCGGTATCATAACGAACGAACCGGAGAAACGGGTATTTGGGGTTGCCACAACCCAGGACGCACTCAAGCGGATCGAGGAACACACCCTGTTACTGCCGATCGGGAGTATATCGGGCGTAGCATCCAGCCTGCTGACGGAATGTAAAGCCCGTGGTATTCCCGGGTACGGTCTTTTGGGAGAGACTGTGAATGCGCCTGATCCCCGGGCAGCGGCTGCGACCATTGAGGTGCTCAATAAGATGTACAATCTCAGCCTCGATATGCAGCCACTCATCGACCAGGCAGTGGAGATCGAGCAGAGTATGCAAAAAATCTCTGAAGAAGTACAGCAGTCCGCAGAACAATCGCCGAAAAAAGATCTTATCATGTACGGGTGA
- a CDS encoding zinc-ribbon domain-containing protein: MKYSLCTTFNHSVLISMPFCPECGKAVAPNAKFCRNCGASQLEDTTTTPVPAPAQVTRPVPEPMPAPAPVIIPREPPQPSPVPLPPERVEPPVAPLLCSSCGSPLSPSEKFCGICGTRAGQAVPPAPQVPPAPLAPAAPAMGQTPDVRTCTACGNVIKPGDKYCSKCLVIVRDSPPQAAARAATPAPAGFPVPSPAPVMEPPFGARSCNTCGNIIKPGDKYCSKCLAIVRDNPPPAAAPVRPPVQPAAPAAPGSYVCASCGSPIAGTEKFCGICGAPVVAARVPAPAQSQPVQKTCSVCGAPISDSIKFCGGCGAPVGASFRAATVAQPAPDAGAAPAMPPSGEQIIGVIGNARKMKMLGASWDTYALVITDRRMIIAQLTADMLNAAYKEAAEKARTEGKGFLGQMAHQMAVAFQYCQKYETMPPDSALAETKGNRAIDNMRISAIEMNDKATRKGSMDYHEFIMTVQSADGKFEFYIGEDDRFITILKTAYQNRVHMPVGYFSTGAVRIKLF; this comes from the coding sequence ATGAAATACTCTTTATGTACCACGTTCAACCACTCTGTACTGATCAGTATGCCGTTCTGTCCTGAATGTGGAAAAGCCGTAGCCCCGAACGCAAAATTCTGCCGGAACTGTGGGGCGTCCCAGCTGGAAGATACCACGACTACCCCTGTGCCTGCACCGGCACAGGTAACCAGACCGGTACCTGAACCCATGCCTGCTCCTGCACCCGTCATTATCCCCCGGGAGCCCCCGCAGCCATCCCCGGTCCCTCTTCCGCCGGAAAGGGTGGAACCACCGGTTGCGCCGTTGCTCTGCAGTTCGTGCGGCAGCCCGCTCTCCCCGTCAGAGAAGTTCTGCGGCATCTGCGGGACACGCGCAGGGCAGGCAGTTCCCCCTGCTCCACAAGTTCCTCCTGCTCCCCTGGCACCGGCAGCCCCGGCAATGGGACAAACACCAGATGTCCGGACCTGCACTGCCTGTGGCAACGTGATCAAACCCGGTGACAAGTACTGCAGCAAATGTCTCGTGATTGTACGGGACAGCCCGCCTCAGGCAGCAGCCAGGGCAGCCACTCCCGCCCCCGCAGGTTTCCCGGTCCCGTCACCGGCACCGGTCATGGAGCCACCCTTCGGAGCCCGGAGCTGCAATACCTGCGGGAACATCATCAAACCCGGCGACAAGTACTGCAGCAAATGCCTTGCCATTGTGCGGGATAATCCGCCACCGGCAGCAGCACCGGTACGCCCCCCGGTTCAACCTGCTGCACCAGCAGCTCCCGGTTCCTATGTCTGTGCATCGTGCGGCAGTCCTATTGCCGGCACAGAGAAATTCTGCGGTATATGCGGTGCCCCGGTTGTAGCAGCCCGCGTTCCTGCACCGGCACAATCACAACCTGTCCAGAAAACCTGCAGCGTGTGCGGAGCTCCCATCAGTGACTCAATAAAATTCTGCGGGGGGTGTGGAGCGCCTGTTGGCGCATCCTTTCGCGCCGCCACGGTAGCACAACCGGCCCCCGATGCCGGTGCAGCCCCCGCAATGCCGCCGTCGGGAGAACAGATTATTGGCGTGATCGGCAATGCCCGGAAGATGAAGATGCTGGGGGCGAGCTGGGATACCTATGCGCTGGTGATCACGGATCGCCGCATGATCATTGCCCAGCTCACGGCAGACATGCTCAATGCCGCTTACAAGGAAGCAGCGGAAAAAGCCAGGACAGAAGGCAAGGGATTTTTAGGGCAGATGGCACACCAGATGGCCGTTGCTTTCCAGTACTGTCAGAAGTATGAGACCATGCCTCCCGATAGCGCACTTGCTGAGACAAAAGGGAACCGGGCGATAGATAATATGCGGATCTCTGCGATCGAAATGAACGACAAAGCAACCCGAAAAGGCTCGATGGACTATCACGAGTTCATCATGACCGTCCAGTCAGCCGACGGGAAATTTGAGTTTTATATCGGCGAGGATGATCGTTTCATCACGATTCTGAAGACCGCCTACCAAAACCGGGTGCACATGCCGGTTGGGTACTTCAGCACCGGTGCGGTTCGGATCAAACTGTTCTGA
- a CDS encoding DUF5611 family protein — translation MQEYPIKRGLTKDLETRIVTEFKTCFGLEPEKTAKGHRITFGALKRLDVTAGAGGKSVIIDTESDMSVSDEVIIDTNKRFRKYLDAVTGFSTKERVKRAKGSE, via the coding sequence ATGCAGGAGTATCCAATCAAACGCGGGTTGACAAAAGATCTCGAGACCCGGATCGTTACTGAATTCAAGACCTGTTTCGGCCTGGAGCCGGAAAAGACTGCCAAAGGACACCGGATAACATTCGGGGCGCTCAAGCGACTCGATGTGACCGCGGGAGCCGGTGGAAAATCGGTCATTATCGATACCGAATCGGACATGAGTGTGAGCGATGAAGTGATCATCGACACGAACAAGCGCTTCAGGAAATATCTCGATGCCGTCACCGGGTTCTCCACCAAGGAACGTGTGAAACGGGCAAAGGGTTCTGAATAG
- a CDS encoding DUF473 domain-containing protein yields MRCAALTGISPEIIRELKGGRPRTIELQSAHNIVTIADVEPGPETHMFMTSIDLADLGPGDAGICVYVLSTAISMKRIVEFNHGMYFEERERMSARVQVKFCASSVIKEVFHEGLCRPTEVEVLKSSCYHAG; encoded by the coding sequence ATGAGATGTGCTGCATTAACCGGAATTTCGCCGGAAATTATCAGGGAACTCAAAGGCGGAAGGCCCCGCACCATCGAGCTGCAGAGCGCTCATAATATCGTGACCATAGCCGATGTCGAGCCCGGCCCGGAAACCCATATGTTCATGACCTCGATCGACCTCGCAGACTTAGGCCCGGGCGATGCCGGGATCTGCGTCTATGTGCTCTCGACTGCGATCTCAATGAAACGGATCGTCGAGTTCAACCACGGGATGTATTTCGAGGAGCGGGAGCGCATGTCTGCCCGTGTGCAGGTCAAGTTCTGCGCTTCATCGGTGATCAAAGAAGTATTCCACGAAGGGCTCTGCCGGCCTACCGAAGTCGAAGTGCTCAAGTCATCCTGCTATCATGCGGGATAA
- a CDS encoding PEGA domain-containing protein, protein MKKNFLVICALLLLLLLPSVVSAVGNITVNSAPTGATILLNGTNTGSTTPATIENIPAGSHTILLQKTGYQDNSQTVTVTDNATSTVSQTLTAVITAPTITSISPASGYNSSTVSITSITGTGFSTSSAPGVVLMKSGQTNITATGVTYTSATSIACTFDITSKQAGYWNVIVTNPDGQSATLTNGFEVKDSVAAVTLSSITPSSAQTNSTVSISSLSGTGFVVTPQIILRRSLYNDLYGSVTSATTTNIVGTFNLTNRVPGTYQVCVINSGTDAVCGLSFTVTAIASTANGSINVKSTPSISKVYLDSVFKDYTPITLYNVTPGTHTVMVRSAGYKDYSENVIVTPGNISYVTASLVLTPEETTVTTTAPKTTVTTVKTTVKSTAKAPTPWPSATTTPASPVSTLAILGAVGVGLIVLRKW, encoded by the coding sequence ATGAAAAAAAACTTTCTTGTGATTTGTGCGTTGTTGCTCCTGCTGCTGCTTCCATCTGTAGTCTCCGCGGTCGGAAATATTACCGTAAATTCCGCCCCAACCGGGGCAACAATTCTTCTGAACGGGACCAATACCGGCAGTACTACTCCGGCGACCATTGAAAATATCCCTGCCGGATCGCACACGATATTGTTGCAAAAAACCGGATATCAGGATAATTCGCAGACGGTTACTGTCACTGATAACGCAACTAGTACCGTTTCCCAGACTTTGACGGCAGTTATTACAGCACCCACCATCACCAGCATCTCTCCTGCCAGCGGGTACAACTCCTCTACAGTCAGCATTACCAGTATTACCGGAACAGGATTCTCAACCAGCTCTGCACCGGGTGTTGTTCTGATGAAAAGCGGGCAGACTAATATCACTGCAACGGGTGTTACCTATACATCGGCAACGAGCATCGCATGCACCTTCGATATCACCAGCAAACAGGCAGGATACTGGAATGTTATCGTGACCAATCCTGACGGACAATCTGCCACCCTTACGAATGGTTTTGAGGTTAAGGACTCTGTTGCTGCGGTAACCTTATCCAGCATCACCCCAAGCAGTGCACAGACCAATTCTACCGTTTCCATCTCGTCTCTATCAGGAACCGGCTTTGTTGTCACTCCCCAGATAATCCTGCGACGATCCCTGTACAATGACTTGTATGGATCGGTTACCTCTGCCACAACGACAAATATTGTTGGAACATTTAACCTTACAAACCGGGTACCCGGCACGTACCAGGTCTGTGTGATCAACTCCGGTACGGATGCCGTCTGCGGCCTGAGCTTCACAGTCACTGCGATAGCATCAACCGCCAACGGCAGCATCAATGTCAAATCCACCCCCTCCATCTCCAAGGTGTACCTGGATAGTGTCTTTAAGGATTATACCCCGATAACACTCTACAACGTCACTCCCGGTACCCACACCGTGATGGTACGAAGCGCCGGCTACAAGGACTATTCAGAGAATGTCATAGTAACTCCCGGAAATATCTCTTATGTAACCGCATCGCTTGTTCTGACTCCAGAAGAGACCACGGTCACGACAACGGCTCCCAAAACAACCGTGACAACGGTGAAAACAACGGTCAAGTCCACGGCAAAAGCCCCCACGCCATGGCCAAGCGCCACGACAACACCGGCTTCGCCTGTCAGCACCCTCGCGATTCTTGGTGCGGTTGGCGTAGGTCTTATCGTACTCAGGAAATGGTAA
- a CDS encoding NusA-like transcription termination signal-binding factor gives MVEVKLTEDCMRLISQFESLTGAGSRDCVMDERNARLIFVINPGDMGLAIGKKGASIKKASEVMGKKIEVVEYNSNVEQFIKNCFLPAQVTSLLFDGEPGEQTVQVEVRDEDRGIAIGKDGKNIFKAKKLAQRQHDIADVQILQKEMDEQPSAADEQSHL, from the coding sequence ATGGTCGAAGTAAAACTTACTGAAGACTGTATGCGTCTGATCTCTCAGTTCGAGAGTCTGACTGGCGCGGGAAGCCGCGACTGCGTGATGGATGAGCGCAATGCCCGCCTCATCTTTGTCATCAACCCCGGCGATATGGGGCTTGCGATCGGCAAGAAGGGAGCCTCGATCAAGAAGGCTTCCGAAGTGATGGGCAAGAAGATCGAAGTCGTTGAGTACAACAGCAATGTCGAACAGTTCATCAAGAACTGTTTCCTGCCTGCCCAGGTCACCTCCCTGCTCTTTGACGGGGAGCCCGGCGAGCAGACGGTTCAGGTCGAAGTCAGGGACGAGGACCGGGGCATTGCGATTGGAAAGGACGGAAAGAACATCTTCAAGGCAAAAAAGCTCGCACAGCGCCAGCACGATATCGCTGATGTGCAGATCCTCCAGAAAGAGATGGATGAACAGCCATCAGCAGCTGACGAACAGTCTCACCTATAA
- a CDS encoding 50S ribosomal protein L30e → MDFNASLRRAIKTGNVILGQNNTEKCVKEGKAQMIVIAGNCPAAFKSKITATENLFIHTYEGSSMALGKACGKPFMVSTLAIISPGESDILSLKRA, encoded by the coding sequence ATGGATTTTAATGCTTCACTCAGAAGAGCTATCAAAACCGGAAATGTAATTCTTGGCCAGAACAACACCGAAAAATGCGTAAAAGAGGGCAAAGCCCAGATGATCGTCATTGCAGGCAACTGCCCGGCAGCCTTCAAGTCAAAAATTACCGCTACAGAAAATCTCTTCATCCATACCTATGAAGGGTCCAGCATGGCGCTCGGAAAAGCCTGCGGAAAACCATTCATGGTCAGCACGCTAGCGATCATCAGCCCGGGCGAATCAGATATCCTGTCCCTTAAGAGGGCATGA